A genome region from Polyodon spathula isolate WHYD16114869_AA chromosome 19, ASM1765450v1, whole genome shotgun sequence includes the following:
- the LOC121295039 gene encoding cyclin-dependent kinase inhibitor 1C-like: MSSVQLSITSLDRLVARKTFPLHARTEVCRNLFGPVDHDELNREMKSKLREISERDQRRWNFNFETSTPLEGGHYEWEESEVDATPGFYRESIQMGKTRITVPVRAKTYLDTTKNSMDSNSSQELSSPPSQENDRLSDLVSIVRSGETNQENRSDKLNSGIKASKSDPCTSRKRTSASSAPTHITDFFVKRKRILECKQSENGSPSPSVITTEQTPRKRIR; this comes from the exons ATGTCCAGCGTTCAGCTGTCCATCACGTCCTTGGACAGGTTGGTTGCCAGAAAGACCTTCCCTCTTCACGCCAGGACGGAAGTCTGTAGGAACCTGTTTGGGCCAGTTGACCATGACGAGCTGAACCGTGAGATGAAGTCCAAGCTCCGGGAGATAAGCGAGCGGGACCAGCGTAGATGGAACTTCAATTTCGAGACCAGCACTCCATTAGAAGGTGGGCACTACGAATGGGAAGAGAGCGAGGTTGACGCAACGCCCGGTTTTTACAGAGAGTCCATCCAGATGGGTAAAACTAGGATTACAGTCCCAGTCAGGGCAAAAACATATTTGGACACTACCAAGAACAGTATGGACTCTAACTCCAGTCAGGAATTATCGTCTCCCCCTTCCCAGGAGAACGACAGGTTGTCCGATTTGGTTAGCATCGTTCGCTCCGGCGAAACGAATCAAGAAAATAGATCGGATAAATTAAACTCAGGAATTAAAGCCAGCAAAAGCGATCCTTGCACTTCAAGAAAAAGGACATCTGCGTCTTCAGCACCAACGCACATCACAG atttttttgtaaAGAGGAAACGAATATTGGAATGCAAACAGTCTGAGAACGGATCCCCATCGCCGTCAGTGATCACAACTGAGCAGACTCCCCGCAAAAGAATCCGATGA